Proteins encoded in a region of the Candidatus Neomarinimicrobiota bacterium genome:
- a CDS encoding prepilin peptidase — MNVLNFVFPGALGAISGSFLATVIYRLQRGISLVGRSKCPYCGCVIQFYRNVPILSFLFQKGRCAYCGHKISLLYPVVELVGMILWIWAFGCLDVENAILFVWVSSVLIVIGFIDGEYLKIPLFLMLLAACGIFVAVVVGALEWRMVLVGGVFAFVFLSGVRAMYYRIRGVEGLGFGDILLGTLIGGWLGVRGFLFVIIASSTMGLMWFILVSIRCGWDRNRKIPFGTFMSAISIFYVVMKFYFIK; from the coding sequence GTGAATGTATTGAATTTTGTTTTTCCAGGGGCTTTAGGGGCTATTTCCGGTAGTTTTTTGGCTACGGTAATTTACAGGTTGCAGCGGGGTATTTCTCTGGTTGGTAGGTCAAAGTGTCCTTACTGTGGTTGTGTAATACAGTTTTATAGGAATGTGCCAATTCTAAGTTTTTTGTTTCAGAAAGGTAGGTGTGCTTACTGCGGACATAAGATTTCGCTTTTATACCCTGTGGTTGAGCTAGTAGGTATGATATTATGGATATGGGCATTTGGATGTCTGGATGTGGAAAACGCGATTTTGTTTGTATGGGTGTCATCTGTATTGATAGTTATAGGATTTATTGATGGAGAGTATCTGAAAATCCCTCTATTTCTGATGTTGCTCGCAGCATGTGGCATTTTTGTGGCTGTGGTGGTGGGCGCTCTGGAATGGAGGATGGTTCTGGTAGGGGGAGTGTTTGCATTTGTGTTTCTATCCGGTGTAAGGGCTATGTATTACAGAATAAGGGGTGTGGAAGGGCTTGGATTTGGGGATATACTTCTGGGAACTTTAATTGGAGGCTGGTTGGGAGTCAGAGGGTTTTTGTTCGTGATTATTGCAAGTTCGACTATGGGGTTGATGTGGTTTATTCTGGTATCGATAAGATGTGGTTGGGATCGGAACAGGAAGATTCCTTTCGGAACATTTATGTCTGCTATATCCATTTTTTACGTTGTAATGAAATTTTATTTTATTAAGTAA
- a CDS encoding prepilin-type N-terminal cleavage/methylation domain-containing protein, translated as MRRKLKGLKKKFERGFTLTEMLVVLIIIGVLVLLAVPRFTAVVKRAKMTEAKLMLKQVYTLEEAYFTEFDKYSKNLGEIGFEQERLVTEGGEARYRIMIESATDTSFVAKAISVVDYDKDGQFNVWRIDHRKRLVEELPD; from the coding sequence ATGCGTAGAAAATTGAAGGGACTAAAGAAGAAATTTGAGAGGGGTTTTACCTTAACAGAGATGCTTGTTGTGTTAATAATAATTGGAGTTTTGGTTTTGTTGGCTGTTCCAAGATTTACGGCAGTTGTCAAGCGAGCTAAGATGACAGAGGCAAAGTTAATGCTGAAACAGGTTTATACTCTGGAAGAGGCGTATTTTACGGAGTTTGACAAATATAGTAAAAACCTTGGTGAAATAGGTTTTGAGCAGGAAAGGTTAGTGACAGAAGGAGGAGAAGCTAGGTATAGAATAATGATTGAGTCCGCTACGGATACTTCTTTTGTTGCTAAAGCGATTTCAGTGGTTGATTACGATAAGGATGGTCAATTCAATGTCTGGAGGATAGACCATCGGAAGAGGTTGGTAGAAGAATTGCCAGACTGA
- a CDS encoding type II/IV secretion system protein codes for MDENLIRDLVIRYNLLPVGRRDNCFLFAAENTDDTELRRGIEFILGTKVEFVYRTKEEIEKGLKRLYGDDRLYGVVGVSIEDEHIEDKMPTEIVSELLFKAVRLRASDIHFESSLYGLKTRFRIDGLLQKGPVISNELRNAIVNHIKILADLDISEKRRPQDGKFNFTYEGRKIDVRVSTVPSVHGEKVVLRLLDKKSLNLSLSSLGFLKEQEELFKKYLNLRQGIILVTGPTGSGKTTTLYAVLNYLNREEVNIMTVEDPVEYELDGLNQTQVHPQIGYTFANALRSFLRQDPDIILVGEIRDVETAKMAIRASLTGHLVFSTLHTNSTVDTIARLIDMDVPSYLLAATLKLIVAQRLIRKICPICKNGKEAKKCSKCSGTGYYGRVGIFEMLPITYDVQEAIKKQLPKKEVYEIIKDMGIFTFEKVIEYYIKNGITTRSEVDRVFSEDL; via the coding sequence GTGGATGAGAATTTAATTAGAGATTTAGTTATCAGATATAATCTTCTTCCAGTTGGGAGGAGGGATAATTGTTTTTTGTTTGCGGCGGAAAACACTGATGATACTGAGCTAAGACGAGGTATTGAATTTATTCTTGGGACGAAAGTTGAGTTTGTCTACAGGACGAAGGAAGAAATTGAAAAGGGACTAAAGAGACTATATGGTGATGATAGACTTTATGGAGTTGTTGGGGTTAGTATTGAGGATGAGCACATAGAAGATAAGATGCCAACTGAAATAGTGTCTGAGTTATTGTTTAAAGCAGTTAGGTTACGGGCAAGTGATATTCATTTTGAATCGTCTCTATATGGGTTAAAGACTCGTTTCAGGATAGATGGATTACTTCAGAAAGGTCCAGTAATATCTAATGAATTGAGGAATGCGATTGTGAATCATATAAAAATTCTTGCAGATCTTGATATATCAGAAAAACGTCGACCACAGGATGGAAAATTTAACTTTACTTATGAGGGTAGGAAAATAGATGTTAGGGTGTCTACTGTACCTTCTGTTCACGGAGAAAAAGTAGTATTAAGATTATTGGACAAAAAAAGCTTAAACTTATCATTAAGTAGTCTTGGATTTTTAAAGGAACAGGAGGAATTATTTAAAAAATATTTGAATTTGAGACAGGGTATTATACTGGTAACGGGTCCCACAGGTTCAGGAAAAACAACCACTCTATATGCTGTGTTGAATTATTTGAATAGGGAGGAGGTTAATATAATGACCGTTGAAGATCCGGTAGAATATGAGTTGGATGGGCTGAACCAAACACAGGTGCACCCACAAATTGGATATACTTTTGCAAATGCTCTCAGGTCTTTTCTCAGACAAGATCCCGATATTATTCTCGTTGGTGAGATACGTGACGTTGAGACTGCTAAGATGGCCATAAGAGCAAGTCTTACCGGACATCTGGTTTTTAGTACATTACATACAAATAGCACTGTGGATACAATTGCAAGGCTGATAGATATGGATGTGCCATCTTATTTACTTGCTGCAACTTTGAAACTTATAGTCGCTCAGAGACTTATTCGGAAGATATGTCCAATTTGTAAAAACGGAAAAGAAGCAAAAAAATGTTCAAAGTGTAGCGGTACAGGATATTATGGCAGGGTTGGTATTTTTGAGATGTTGCCCATAACATACGACGTGCAGGAAGCAATAAAGAAGCAGTTACCGAAGAAGGAAGTCTACGAAATAATAAAGGATATGGGTATTTTCACATTTGAAAAGGTTATAGAATATTATATAAAAAATGGAATAACGACAAGAAGTGAGGTTGACCGTGTATTTTCTGAGGATTTATAA
- a CDS encoding secretin and TonB N-terminal domain-containing protein, translating to MYFLRIYKIVTVSLIYAVLVGQTSPDAANVVVSEKVSESIRRLEAPDSKWYSSIERVNFNDVSIRDILQSIAVQNNLNVIVDNSVKEKIGLNLNNVTVWELITYLSDEYNLSLEWKGNILVVKKKAAEGEETKKEPDNRKFSLSFHDSLLSIYAKDYPLREAMEKLSEELNINILVDQELEKRVSGRLTGLPPGVCLRNFLEHNGLGMMKKDGIIYVFESFPLVEGKKAYRYKQWINVSDDDKISLNIVDCPVDYVIDEIAKRTGIPMIKYSKTDKSVTAKIDNLPIGKTLEILLRNTPLTYKYENGTYFIGDRRLKGMVTNELIKLKHIKSDGVIELLPQPIKENAEIKEVKELNGIMIIATKDVIEDAREFMRQIDHITPQILLEAVVVDYTISDIEEFRLKFGLDKAKETSSVDLFPFLAGTITKKDLEKRALPSTGPFGFISKNIGVLPIDFYVQLKAMEEEGYAKILSKPHIATLNGHKASISIATTQYYIFESEVIIPTTSQPTTQKTQRFEKITAEIKLEITPWISADGDVTVDIHPEFSTPIGQFNPEIPPTINSRILKSTVRLKDGETIVLGGLIQDSQNESKSKFPFLGDVPILGALFRGWGINNRNSELVVYITPHINQEPVSLDSLIEGGYRRK from the coding sequence GTGTATTTTCTGAGGATTTATAAGATCGTTACAGTATCTTTAATATACGCCGTTTTAGTTGGACAGACTTCCCCGGATGCAGCGAATGTTGTGGTAAGTGAAAAGGTCTCTGAAAGTATAAGAAGGTTGGAGGCTCCTGATTCTAAGTGGTACTCGAGTATTGAGAGAGTGAATTTTAATGATGTTAGTATAAGAGATATATTGCAGTCTATCGCTGTGCAAAATAATTTAAATGTAATAGTTGATAATAGTGTAAAGGAGAAAATAGGTCTGAATCTAAACAATGTTACTGTATGGGAACTTATTACCTATCTTAGTGATGAATACAATTTAAGTCTCGAGTGGAAGGGAAATATTCTGGTTGTGAAAAAAAAGGCTGCTGAGGGAGAAGAGACGAAAAAAGAGCCTGACAACAGAAAGTTTAGCCTGAGCTTTCATGATTCGCTTTTAAGTATATATGCAAAAGATTACCCTTTAAGGGAAGCGATGGAGAAACTTTCCGAAGAATTGAATATTAATATTCTGGTTGATCAGGAGCTTGAGAAAAGAGTATCGGGAAGGTTGACTGGGTTGCCACCAGGAGTCTGTTTAAGGAATTTCCTTGAACATAATGGGCTGGGTATGATGAAGAAGGACGGCATAATATACGTTTTCGAGTCATTTCCACTTGTTGAAGGAAAGAAGGCCTATCGGTACAAGCAGTGGATTAATGTATCCGATGATGACAAGATATCCTTAAACATTGTAGATTGTCCTGTCGACTATGTTATTGATGAAATAGCAAAACGTACTGGGATCCCTATGATAAAGTACAGCAAGACTGATAAAAGTGTGACAGCTAAAATTGATAATTTGCCAATAGGCAAAACCCTTGAGATTCTGCTTAGGAATACTCCTCTTACTTATAAGTATGAAAACGGGACATATTTTATTGGGGATAGAAGGCTGAAGGGGATGGTAACGAACGAACTTATCAAACTCAAACATATAAAATCGGATGGGGTAATTGAATTACTTCCGCAGCCCATAAAAGAAAATGCTGAAATAAAAGAGGTTAAGGAGCTGAATGGAATAATGATAATTGCAACGAAGGATGTTATCGAAGATGCGAGGGAGTTTATGCGTCAGATAGATCATATAACGCCCCAGATATTGCTTGAAGCTGTTGTTGTGGATTATACTATCTCGGACATTGAGGAGTTTCGACTGAAATTTGGGTTGGACAAAGCTAAAGAGACATCTTCGGTAGATTTGTTTCCTTTTTTGGCAGGAACCATAACAAAAAAAGATTTGGAAAAAAGAGCACTTCCTTCTACTGGTCCATTTGGTTTTATTAGTAAGAACATAGGTGTGCTACCAATTGATTTTTATGTACAACTTAAAGCGATGGAAGAAGAAGGTTATGCTAAAATCTTGTCAAAGCCTCATATAGCAACTTTAAATGGGCATAAAGCGAGCATTTCTATAGCTACTACTCAATATTACATATTTGAGTCAGAAGTAATTATCCCTACAACGTCGCAGCCGACTACTCAGAAAACCCAGCGATTTGAGAAAATTACAGCTGAAATAAAGCTTGAGATAACGCCATGGATTAGCGCTGATGGTGATGTAACAGTTGATATACATCCTGAATTCAGTACTCCTATTGGCCAATTTAATCCGGAAATCCCCCCGACTATAAACTCAAGAATTCTTAAATCAACGGTAAGGTTAAAAGATGGGGAAACGATTGTGTTGGGGGGACTAATACAGGATTCTCAGAATGAGTCTAAATCAAAGTTTCCTTTTCTTGGAGATGTACCTATTTTGGGAGCTCTATTTAGAGGCTGGGGTATTAACAATCGGAATTCGGAACTTGTAGTTTATATAACGCCACACATAAATCAAGAACCGGTGAGTCTCGATTCTCTCATAGAGGGGGGTTACAGGAGAAAGTAA